The following proteins are encoded in a genomic region of Acetobacter oryzoeni:
- the gloB gene encoding hydroxyacylglutathione hydrolase → MPLDVQAIPVLSDNYAWFLRDTETGTTAVIDPGEAAPVANFIEKEGGRLDLILLTHHHHDHTGGTEALRQRYHARVAGPAAEQQRMPPLDIALHDQENIAVGACIGTVIAVPGHTLGHICYDFPNPPSLFCGDTLFSLGCGRLFEGTAEQMFESLHKLDALPDATRVYCGHEYTLGNSAFALHAEPHNAALKERVAEVRRLRAENKPTVPSTLGMERATNPFLRAQDVQTFAQLRREKDTF, encoded by the coding sequence ATGCCTTTGGATGTTCAGGCCATTCCCGTTCTATCCGATAATTACGCGTGGTTTCTGCGTGATACGGAAACAGGCACCACCGCAGTGATAGACCCAGGAGAAGCTGCCCCCGTTGCCAACTTTATTGAAAAAGAAGGCGGGCGGCTGGATCTGATTTTGCTCACACACCATCATCATGACCACACCGGCGGCACAGAAGCCCTGCGCCAACGCTATCATGCCCGTGTGGCTGGGCCGGCCGCCGAACAACAGCGTATGCCGCCACTGGATATTGCACTGCATGATCAAGAAAACATTGCCGTGGGTGCGTGCATCGGCACTGTTATTGCTGTTCCGGGCCATACGCTGGGGCATATTTGCTATGACTTCCCCAACCCGCCCTCTCTCTTTTGTGGGGATACGCTGTTCAGCCTTGGATGTGGCCGACTGTTTGAGGGCACTGCCGAACAGATGTTTGAAAGCCTGCACAAGCTGGATGCGTTGCCAGATGCAACGCGCGTTTATTGTGGGCACGAATATACGCTAGGGAACAGCGCCTTTGCCCTGCACGCAGAGCCACATAATGCGGCCCTGAAGGAACGTGTGGCCGAAGTGCGCCGCCTGCGGGCAGAAAACAAACCCACCGTGCCCTCCACATTGGGGATGGAACGCGCCACCAACCCCTTTTTACGCGCGCAGGACGTGCAAACCTTTGCACAACTGCGCCGCGAAAAAGATACGTTCTAA
- a CDS encoding methyltransferase domain-containing protein, giving the protein MLDVMPPESSFYTTARGQCFLALVGERLRWFWPDLGQQHAVLGLGHAAAYLEKLESGRNTPACLVAANAPQWDAASIPGRSCVVDLHGLPFQPEQFDRVLMVHALDDRKQSVSVLRAAGQVMKPDGRLLLIVPSRFGGRARLRGTPFRHDAAFSRRCLKQMLAAAMLKPEQWDEALFLPTGAMHWMRHNGRKMDIAGKVLCPGAGSLILVEAVRDEYSALSLPVKLRQRWLSRSLLPVRGTAKAIQDRKYVSRISRR; this is encoded by the coding sequence ATGCTTGATGTCATGCCGCCGGAAAGCAGTTTTTACACAACAGCAAGAGGCCAGTGTTTTCTGGCTCTGGTTGGTGAACGCCTGCGCTGGTTCTGGCCAGATCTGGGGCAGCAGCATGCTGTGCTGGGTTTGGGGCATGCCGCGGCTTATCTGGAAAAGCTGGAGAGTGGCAGAAACACGCCAGCCTGTTTGGTTGCGGCCAATGCGCCGCAATGGGATGCAGCATCCATTCCAGGCCGAAGCTGTGTGGTGGATCTGCACGGCTTGCCGTTTCAGCCCGAACAGTTTGACCGCGTGCTGATGGTGCATGCGCTGGATGATCGCAAACAATCCGTGTCTGTTCTGCGGGCCGCCGGGCAGGTGATGAAGCCTGATGGCAGGCTGCTGTTAATTGTGCCCAGCCGTTTTGGTGGCCGGGCGCGGTTGCGGGGCACGCCATTCAGGCACGATGCAGCTTTTTCGCGCCGATGTCTCAAGCAAATGCTGGCTGCGGCCATGCTCAAGCCGGAACAGTGGGATGAAGCCCTTTTTCTGCCCACGGGGGCCATGCACTGGATGCGCCATAACGGGCGAAAAATGGATATTGCGGGCAAGGTGCTATGCCCCGGCGCAGGTAGCCTGATATTGGTGGAAGCGGTGCGGGATGAGTATTCAGCGCTTTCCCTGCCGGTAAAGCTGCGGCAGCGTTGGCTCTCCCGTTCCCTCTTGCCGGTAAGGGGCACAGCAAAGGCTATACAGGACAGAAAATACGTTTCGCGCATTTCGCGGCGCTGA
- a CDS encoding hydrogenase large subunit, whose protein sequence is MNAASHIWAGEETETPWRFRLQEMAWRDLVDALKHDDLPFVGLWCDGTDVHALFLPDGQPLAATLALEDGRYPALSPARDISCLYERRIYDLYGAEGMWATDVRPLLDHDVWSSSTPLAEHPGAGGGQKGLIHFQPAEHMHQEGDMADGWGPATGGMEPPVHVALAMREGRIRAAETVTGYAHRGMELRWRNSRVEDACKLSARVAAGQSVAHQVAFCLAVEDACKEQVGPEIRLLRVALLELERICHHLFLLADMARLAGARLVASGCMGLREKLIQEAAPIINSRLLMDVCVPGGLSLRHATQMGDMCGRLCEVAERDYPALLALWQEYPGLSMQLAGIGKVTADLLERVGLDGPTARAAGWDCDGRRMMPGYEGIWRFTSGRQDGTAEDRAMLLLEEVGESLRMLDEVASRIGLTAGGSVQLSMQDSEGTGMVEGPWGGILYWVRLKEGRVEQVFARNPSSAALLTFEAILPGHQPDDVALLARSLDINAAALDQ, encoded by the coding sequence ATGAACGCAGCTTCTCATATCTGGGCGGGTGAGGAAACAGAAACCCCGTGGCGCTTTAGGCTGCAGGAAATGGCATGGCGAGATCTGGTAGATGCGCTCAAGCATGATGATCTGCCATTTGTAGGGTTGTGGTGCGATGGCACAGATGTGCACGCACTGTTTCTGCCAGATGGTCAGCCATTGGCAGCCACGTTGGCGCTGGAAGATGGCCGATACCCAGCACTTTCCCCCGCAAGAGATATTTCCTGCCTGTATGAACGCCGCATTTATGATCTGTATGGCGCAGAGGGCATGTGGGCGACCGATGTGAGGCCCTTGCTGGACCATGATGTGTGGTCATCCTCCACGCCTTTGGCGGAGCATCCGGGTGCTGGGGGTGGGCAAAAAGGGCTTATCCATTTCCAGCCCGCTGAGCATATGCACCAAGAGGGTGATATGGCAGATGGCTGGGGCCCAGCCACAGGCGGTATGGAACCGCCCGTGCATGTGGCGCTGGCCATGCGGGAAGGGCGTATTCGCGCAGCAGAAACCGTAACCGGTTATGCGCATAGGGGTATGGAACTACGCTGGCGTAATAGCCGTGTGGAAGATGCCTGCAAACTCAGCGCACGTGTGGCGGCGGGGCAATCTGTAGCGCATCAGGTGGCGTTTTGCTTGGCTGTAGAAGATGCGTGCAAGGAACAGGTAGGCCCGGAAATCCGTCTGCTACGTGTTGCGTTGCTGGAACTGGAACGTATTTGCCACCATCTTTTTCTGCTGGCGGATATGGCGCGTCTGGCCGGGGCGCGGTTGGTTGCTTCTGGCTGCATGGGGTTACGTGAAAAGCTGATACAGGAAGCCGCGCCCATTATTAATTCACGCCTGTTGATGGATGTATGCGTGCCCGGCGGCCTCTCCCTGCGTCATGCCACTCAAATGGGCGATATGTGTGGCCGCCTGTGTGAAGTGGCAGAGCGTGACTATCCGGCCTTGCTGGCACTGTGGCAGGAATATCCGGGCCTTTCCATGCAGTTGGCAGGCATAGGTAAGGTGACGGCAGATTTGCTGGAGCGTGTGGGGCTGGATGGGCCAACAGCACGCGCTGCCGGGTGGGATTGTGATGGCCGCCGCATGATGCCGGGTTATGAAGGCATATGGCGTTTTACCTCTGGCAGGCAGGACGGCACGGCGGAAGATCGCGCCATGCTTTTGCTGGAGGAAGTGGGCGAAAGCCTGCGCATGTTGGATGAAGTGGCATCCCGCATCGGGCTGACAGCAGGCGGCAGCGTACAGCTTTCCATGCAGGATAGTGAAGGCACAGGCATGGTGGAAGGGCCGTGGGGCGGTATTCTGTACTGGGTGCGCCTAAAAGAGGGACGGGTGGAACAGGTGTTTGCCCGCAACCCATCTTCTGCCGCTTTGTTAACGTTTGAGGCCATATTGCCGGGCCATCAGCCAGATGATGTTGCCTTGCTTGCACGATCATTGGATATCAACGCAGCAGCGCTGGATCAGTAA
- a CDS encoding NADH-quinone oxidoreductase subunit B family protein — MGLIRAVFDAAFRQDMRRMKPVGPRWPLLLFHVDTGGCGGCGMELQALRYAPYDMEGAGFGFVTSPRNADVLLITGALTRAMAPVLEAAWQAMPTPKGLIAVGSCALDGGMFPENYTVLGGLERRVSIDLKIPGCPPAPQDVLNGLCSLFGKQAVPPKEAETSAV; from the coding sequence ATGGGGCTGATACGCGCGGTATTTGATGCAGCCTTCAGGCAGGATATGCGGCGCATGAAGCCCGTAGGCCCACGCTGGCCGCTGCTTCTGTTCCATGTTGATACAGGTGGCTGTGGTGGCTGCGGAATGGAACTTCAGGCCCTGCGATATGCGCCATATGATATGGAAGGCGCAGGCTTTGGCTTTGTCACATCGCCCCGCAATGCCGATGTATTGCTGATAACGGGCGCGCTTACCCGTGCCATGGCTCCGGTGCTGGAAGCAGCATGGCAGGCCATGCCAACCCCCAAAGGGCTGATTGCCGTAGGAAGCTGCGCCTTGGATGGCGGCATGTTTCCTGAAAATTATACGGTATTGGGTGGGTTGGAGCGCCGGGTTTCCATAGATCTGAAAATACCCGGCTGCCCGCCTGCGCCTCAGGATGTTTTAAACGGCCTGTGTTCCCTGTTTGGCAAACAGGCCGTTCCCCCAAAGGAGGCTGAAACCTCAGCTGTGTGA
- a CDS encoding CDP-alcohol phosphatidyltransferase family protein has protein sequence MTQPSSSPSAPAQQTSETPRRRRRLRRRVRSKIRGPSFNRLIPNILTMLGLCGGLMGMRFAVDGRFQAAAVALLISAFIDGLDGRIARLLRGSTRFGAEFDSLSDFLCFGVAPSFLLYFWALKDGGRYAFLPCIMFTVCMALRLARFNANLDGEHHQPKYASNFFTGVPAPAGAGLALFPLFLGLEAQKLGIDWLYRLTRLPWIPTLTLASTGLLLVSTLPVWSFKNFKVPAQYVLPLMLGTGLYAVVLVADPWAALAAAGVIYVFLLPLSRLSFLRLKKAAEDLQTDEDDIEETPAPSHS, from the coding sequence GTGACACAACCTTCCTCATCTCCTTCTGCTCCTGCACAGCAGACTTCCGAAACACCGCGCCGTCGTCGCCGTTTGCGGCGGCGGGTCCGCAGCAAAATACGAGGGCCCTCCTTTAACCGGCTCATTCCCAACATTCTCACCATGTTGGGGCTGTGCGGTGGCCTTATGGGCATGCGCTTTGCAGTGGACGGGCGTTTTCAGGCCGCTGCCGTGGCCTTGCTGATTTCCGCTTTTATTGATGGGCTAGATGGCCGTATTGCCCGGCTACTGCGCGGTTCCACCCGCTTTGGGGCCGAGTTTGATAGCCTGTCCGACTTTTTGTGCTTTGGGGTGGCACCTTCCTTCCTGCTGTATTTCTGGGCGTTGAAGGATGGCGGACGGTATGCCTTTTTGCCGTGCATTATGTTTACCGTGTGCATGGCGCTCCGGCTGGCGCGCTTTAACGCCAATCTGGATGGGGAGCATCATCAGCCTAAATATGCCAGCAACTTCTTTACCGGCGTGCCGGCCCCCGCTGGTGCCGGACTGGCGCTTTTCCCGCTCTTTTTGGGGCTGGAAGCGCAAAAGCTGGGCATAGACTGGCTTTACCGGCTAACACGCCTGCCGTGGATTCCCACGCTTACCTTGGCAAGCACGGGGCTGCTGCTGGTTTCTACCTTGCCGGTATGGTCATTCAAAAACTTCAAGGTGCCTGCCCAGTATGTTCTGCCCCTTATGCTGGGCACGGGGCTGTATGCTGTGGTGCTGGTGGCAGACCCGTGGGCCGCGTTGGCCGCTGCGGGCGTGATTTACGTTTTTCTTCTGCCCCTTAGCCGCCTGAGCTTTCTGCGGCTTAAAAAAGCGGCAGAAGACCTGCAAACCGATGAAGACGACATAGAAGAAACCCCAGCACCCTCACACAGCTGA
- a CDS encoding phosphatidylserine decarboxylase has protein sequence MSLLASLKLVVARPHREARPFLLASGATAALAYWAGRKLRCPVLRGVGHASAGFFGFCLYFFRDPERVTPARNDVAVAPADGHIVSIEKVAPPAELDMGTAPVWRVATFLSVLDVHVNRMPAAGTVTRVAYHPGLFLNASLDKASEQNERNALSLTLPDGRMMAVVQIAGLVARRIVCSVKEGDKVEAGERFGIIRFGSRTDLYLPPGVEPLVSVGQTMVGGETVMARL, from the coding sequence ATGTCGCTACTTGCTTCGCTAAAACTTGTTGTTGCGCGCCCGCACCGGGAAGCGCGCCCTTTCCTTCTGGCATCTGGTGCCACGGCTGCTCTGGCCTACTGGGCCGGCCGTAAACTGCGCTGCCCGGTATTGCGCGGCGTGGGCCATGCTAGCGCAGGCTTTTTTGGCTTCTGCCTGTATTTCTTCCGTGATCCGGAACGGGTTACCCCTGCCCGTAATGATGTTGCCGTAGCCCCCGCTGATGGGCACATTGTTTCTATCGAAAAAGTTGCCCCACCAGCAGAACTGGATATGGGCACAGCACCGGTATGGCGCGTTGCCACCTTCCTTTCCGTGCTGGATGTGCATGTTAACCGCATGCCTGCCGCTGGCACAGTTACACGGGTGGCCTATCACCCCGGCCTGTTCCTGAACGCTAGCCTGGACAAGGCTTCTGAACAGAATGAACGCAACGCCCTCAGCCTTACCCTGCCCGATGGCCGTATGATGGCTGTGGTGCAGATTGCCGGGCTGGTGGCACGCCGCATTGTCTGCTCCGTAAAAGAAGGCGACAAAGTGGAAGCTGGTGAACGCTTTGGCATTATCCGCTTTGGCTCCCGCACAGATCTGTATCTGCCGCCGGGTGTGGAACCTCTGGTTTCTGTCGGGCAGACAATGGTAGGCGGTGAAACCGTCATGGCGCGGTTGTAA
- the alaS gene encoding alanine--tRNA ligase, which translates to MLTTNEIRTAFLEYFASNGHQIVPSSSLVPKNDPTLLFTNAGMVQFKNVFTGQETRPYSRATTAQKVVRAGGKHNDLDNVGYTARHHTFFEMMGNFSFGDYFKPEAIEFAWNLVTKGFNLPKDKLLVTVFAEDEDAAGLWRSIAGLDDSRIIRIPTSDNFWRMGDTGPCGPCSEIFFDHGPDVPGGPPGSPDEDGDRFVEIWNLVFMQYFEDPPGTRSPLPRPSIDTGLGLERFAAIMQDKRDNYDTDTFVALIQASADLTHQAADGPFKASHRVVADHLRSTAFLIADGVLPSKDGRGYVLRRIMRRAMRHLHMMGTTEPTFYKLLPALIQQMGGAYPELVHGEALIRETMRGEEERFKAMLDRGLHLLEEEKSHLASGASLPGDVAFRLYDTFGFPLDLTQDALRGSGHDVDVKGFEEAMAVQRQRARAAWTGSGDTAVETIWFEARDKFGASEFLGYSTEQADGEVQAVIAGNEFLKEAPIGSEVAVLLNQTPFYGESGGQAGDTGFLTASGVKIAITDTQKKAGDLIVHYGTVTEGTLRPGMAVTATVDHDRRSAIRAHHSATHLLHEALRRHLGAHVAQKGSLNTAERLRFDVSQPRPITDEELAAIEAEVNNRIRDNSQVVTRSMTPDEAIAEGATALFGEKYGDEVRVVSMGAGADNKTPWSMELCGGTHVNRTGDIGQFRIVSESGVSAGVRRIEAVAGKAAQDLTVSNEQRLTQMAAMMKVSVADAPERLAAVLEERRQMEKQIAHLQRQLATGNVAAAGVDKIGAARLATRNVGETPPRELKGLAETILKQGNADVVVLISTADGKGSVVAAVGPEMVEKVDAVALVRAASAAMGGKGGGGRRDMAQAGGPDAQAADAAFAAVREALKTMA; encoded by the coding sequence ATGCTGACAACAAACGAAATTCGCACCGCTTTTCTGGAGTATTTTGCCAGCAACGGTCACCAGATTGTACCTTCATCGTCTCTGGTTCCCAAGAACGACCCCACCCTGCTGTTTACCAACGCGGGTATGGTGCAGTTCAAGAACGTATTTACCGGCCAGGAAACGCGCCCCTATTCTCGCGCAACCACTGCGCAGAAGGTTGTGCGCGCCGGCGGTAAGCATAACGATCTGGACAATGTGGGCTATACAGCACGGCACCACACGTTTTTTGAAATGATGGGCAATTTCTCCTTTGGGGATTACTTCAAACCCGAAGCGATTGAATTTGCGTGGAACCTGGTCACCAAGGGCTTCAACCTGCCCAAAGACAAGCTTTTGGTGACTGTATTTGCAGAAGATGAAGATGCCGCAGGCCTGTGGCGCTCCATTGCCGGGCTGGATGACAGCCGCATTATCCGCATTCCTACATCAGATAACTTCTGGCGTATGGGGGATACCGGCCCCTGCGGCCCTTGCTCCGAAATCTTTTTTGATCACGGCCCGGATGTTCCCGGTGGCCCGCCCGGCTCCCCCGATGAAGATGGGGATCGGTTTGTTGAAATCTGGAACCTCGTGTTCATGCAGTATTTCGAAGACCCACCGGGCACGCGCTCTCCGCTGCCACGTCCCTCCATTGATACAGGGCTGGGGCTGGAACGCTTTGCCGCCATCATGCAGGACAAGCGCGATAACTACGATACAGATACGTTTGTCGCCCTTATTCAGGCTTCGGCAGATCTAACGCATCAAGCAGCCGATGGCCCATTCAAGGCCAGCCACCGCGTTGTGGCCGACCATCTGCGCTCTACTGCCTTCCTGATTGCTGATGGCGTGCTGCCTTCCAAGGATGGTCGTGGTTATGTGCTGCGCCGCATCATGCGCCGCGCCATGCGCCACCTGCACATGATGGGCACCACTGAACCCACGTTCTACAAGCTCCTGCCGGCTCTTATTCAGCAGATGGGCGGTGCGTATCCTGAACTGGTGCATGGTGAAGCCCTGATCCGTGAAACTATGCGCGGTGAAGAAGAACGCTTTAAAGCCATGCTGGACCGTGGCCTGCACCTGCTGGAAGAAGAAAAATCTCATCTGGCCAGTGGCGCATCCCTGCCGGGTGATGTGGCCTTCCGCCTGTATGATACGTTCGGCTTCCCGCTTGATCTGACGCAGGATGCTCTGCGCGGCTCCGGCCACGATGTGGACGTTAAGGGCTTTGAAGAAGCCATGGCCGTGCAGCGCCAGCGTGCCCGTGCAGCATGGACAGGCTCTGGCGATACCGCCGTAGAAACCATCTGGTTTGAAGCGCGCGACAAGTTCGGGGCTTCCGAATTTTTGGGCTACAGCACGGAACAAGCTGATGGTGAAGTTCAGGCCGTTATTGCTGGCAATGAATTTCTGAAAGAAGCCCCTATTGGCTCTGAAGTGGCCGTGCTGCTGAACCAGACACCGTTCTATGGTGAAAGTGGTGGTCAGGCTGGTGATACCGGCTTCCTTACAGCCTCTGGCGTTAAAATTGCCATTACGGATACGCAGAAAAAAGCTGGGGATCTGATCGTGCATTACGGCACGGTTACGGAAGGCACACTGCGCCCCGGCATGGCTGTAACCGCCACAGTGGACCATGACCGCCGCAGCGCCATTCGCGCCCATCACTCCGCCACCCATCTGCTGCACGAAGCCCTGCGCCGCCACCTAGGTGCGCATGTGGCCCAGAAAGGCAGCCTGAACACAGCCGAACGCCTGCGCTTTGACGTAAGCCAACCCCGCCCAATTACGGATGAGGAACTGGCAGCTATTGAAGCCGAAGTGAACAACCGTATCCGCGATAACTCGCAGGTTGTCACACGCTCCATGACACCGGATGAAGCCATTGCCGAAGGGGCTACCGCCCTGTTTGGTGAAAAATACGGTGATGAAGTGCGCGTGGTTTCCATGGGCGCTGGGGCTGACAATAAAACCCCATGGTCCATGGAGCTTTGTGGCGGCACGCATGTAAACCGCACGGGGGATATCGGGCAGTTCCGCATTGTTTCAGAAAGTGGCGTTTCTGCCGGTGTGCGGCGTATTGAAGCCGTGGCTGGTAAAGCTGCGCAGGATCTGACTGTTTCTAACGAACAGCGCCTGACCCAGATGGCCGCCATGATGAAGGTTTCTGTGGCGGATGCCCCAGAACGTCTGGCCGCTGTGCTTGAAGAACGCCGCCAGATGGAAAAACAGATTGCCCATCTGCAGCGCCAACTGGCCACAGGCAACGTGGCCGCTGCGGGTGTGGACAAAATTGGCGCAGCACGTCTGGCCACCCGTAATGTGGGTGAAACGCCCCCGCGTGAACTCAAAGGGCTGGCCGAAACCATTCTCAAGCAGGGCAATGCCGATGTGGTGGTGCTGATTTCCACCGCCGATGGCAAAGGCAGCGTTGTGGCCGCCGTTGGCCCGGAAATGGTGGAAAAAGTAGATGCCGTAGCCCTTGTGCGTGCTGCCAGTGCTGCCATGGGCGGCAAAGGCGGTGGCGGGCGGCGCGATATGGCGCAGGCTGGCGGCCCGGATGCACAGGCGGCAGATGCAGCGTTTGCCGCCGTGCGTGAAGCCCTGAAGACCATGGCCTGA
- a CDS encoding GtrA family protein → MSNASPSPSAATTKLIRLIKFGMVGSLGFLWDSGTVYALRPLIGLTAATLVAYFVAATLNWVFNRIWTFKGAGHHEHPVLQWLRFLSANSLGFFLNRGTVYLLFYIFPFCMQHPIIALAAGAGAGMLANFSMSQKVVFREKPPASALELAEMSVEISAPTPHQTSDT, encoded by the coding sequence ATGAGCAATGCATCCCCCTCTCCTTCTGCCGCCACAACCAAGCTTATCCGCCTGATAAAGTTTGGCATGGTGGGCAGCCTTGGTTTTTTGTGGGATTCAGGCACCGTTTACGCATTGCGCCCGCTTATCGGGCTTACGGCTGCAACATTGGTGGCCTATTTTGTAGCCGCCACGCTTAACTGGGTTTTTAACCGAATCTGGACATTTAAAGGAGCAGGACACCATGAGCACCCTGTGCTGCAATGGCTCAGATTCCTAAGCGCCAACAGCCTTGGTTTTTTTCTCAACCGCGGCACTGTTTACCTGCTTTTCTATATTTTTCCGTTTTGTATGCAGCACCCCATTATTGCGCTGGCCGCAGGGGCTGGGGCTGGCATGCTGGCCAATTTTAGCATGAGCCAGAAAGTTGTCTTTCGGGAAAAACCGCCAGCTTCTGCGCTGGAACTGGCTGAAATGTCGGTTGAAATTTCAGCCCCAACCCCACATCAAACATCCGATACATAA
- a CDS encoding OmpA family protein has protein sequence MRLRTALLATTLMAAAPAAASATTITGPYVNVAGGYNLVQNQHAHLNGANAAGAPPGGTSSQLRHNTGFTGFGAFGWGFGNGLRAEVEGVYNYSNIDHRPGTSLPGHTRGSDQSYGGFVNVLYDIDLKQFGIDAPVTPFVGVGAGYLWQHYNPIDTNYAHGAGHTRIGGTNGGFAYQGIVGAAYDTGIPGFQVTTEYRMIGQPGSFMDGAFHYSGSKGTGGNVNFDHRFNHQFILGLRYAFDTAPPPPPPAPVVAAPAPLPARSYLVFFDWDKSVLTARARQIVAEAAQASTHVQTTRIEVNGYTDNSAAHPGPRGEKYNLGLSLRRADSVKAELIRDGVPASAIDVHGYGEAHPLVPTGPNTREPQNRRVEIILH, from the coding sequence ATGCGTCTCCGCACGGCGTTACTTGCAACGACACTGATGGCAGCGGCTCCGGCGGCCGCATCTGCCACCACGATTACAGGCCCGTATGTAAACGTGGCCGGTGGTTATAACCTGGTTCAGAATCAGCACGCTCACCTCAACGGTGCAAACGCTGCTGGCGCCCCTCCGGGTGGAACCTCCTCTCAGCTGCGCCACAACACCGGCTTCACCGGTTTTGGTGCGTTCGGTTGGGGCTTCGGCAACGGCCTGCGCGCTGAAGTTGAAGGCGTTTACAACTACTCCAACATTGACCACCGTCCGGGCACGTCCCTGCCGGGTCATACACGTGGTTCCGACCAGTCCTACGGCGGTTTCGTGAACGTGCTGTATGATATCGACCTGAAGCAGTTCGGTATCGATGCACCTGTAACCCCGTTTGTTGGTGTTGGTGCCGGTTACCTGTGGCAGCACTACAACCCGATTGACACCAACTATGCTCACGGCGCAGGTCATACCCGCATCGGTGGCACGAACGGTGGCTTCGCTTACCAGGGTATCGTCGGTGCCGCTTATGACACGGGCATCCCGGGCTTCCAGGTGACCACGGAATACCGCATGATCGGTCAGCCGGGCTCCTTCATGGACGGTGCGTTCCACTACTCCGGTTCCAAGGGCACCGGCGGTAACGTGAACTTCGATCACCGCTTCAACCACCAGTTCATTCTGGGCCTGCGTTATGCGTTCGATACGGCTCCGCCGCCGCCGCCGCCGGCTCCGGTTGTTGCTGCTCCGGCTCCGCTGCCGGCTCGCTCCTACCTGGTGTTCTTCGATTGGGATAAGTCTGTCCTGACCGCTCGCGCTCGCCAGATCGTGGCAGAAGCTGCTCAGGCTTCCACCCACGTTCAGACAACCCGCATCGAAGTTAACGGTTACACCGATAACTCCGCTGCTCACCCCGGCCCGCGCGGTGAAAAGTACAACCTGGGTCTGTCCCTGCGTCGTGCTGACAGCGTGAAGGCAGAACTGATCCGTGACGGCGTTCCGGCTTCCGCCATTGACGTGCACGGTTACGGTGAAGCTCACCCGCTGGTTCCGACCGGCCCGAACACTCGTGAACCGCAGAACCGTCGCGTGGAAATCATCCTCCACTAA